In the genome of Kitasatospora cathayae, one region contains:
- a CDS encoding MarR family winged helix-turn-helix transcriptional regulator, whose amino-acid sequence MSARLQQSPGHLIRVAQQVHTRLWSEHVGADLTAPQFAVLLVLALEPGADQRTVGERASLDKATMAEMVARLVRRGLVLRRRDPADGRRKLLALSQSGAQAVREATGGVVRVQRVLFEPLTPEEQVEIVRVMAKIARLEPAAVAVFSDARPILDAQRAIGYLIRVGQQVHTKLWSEHVGAELTAPQFAVLDALELEPGADQRTVGELASLDKATMAEMVSRLVRRGLVQRRRDPSDGRRNLLSLSPAGQDLLHRSAAGVAEVQRLLLAPLPEEEHEAALALIAKAARL is encoded by the coding sequence GTGTCCGCGCGACTGCAGCAGTCGCCCGGACACCTCATTCGCGTTGCGCAGCAGGTTCACACCCGGCTGTGGTCCGAGCACGTCGGAGCCGATCTCACGGCTCCGCAGTTCGCGGTCCTGCTGGTGCTCGCCCTCGAACCGGGCGCGGACCAGCGCACGGTCGGCGAGCGTGCGTCGCTCGACAAGGCCACGATGGCCGAGATGGTCGCCAGGCTGGTCCGCCGCGGCCTCGTGCTGCGGAGGCGCGACCCGGCCGACGGCCGGCGCAAGCTGCTCGCGCTCTCGCAGAGCGGCGCCCAGGCGGTGCGCGAGGCCACCGGTGGTGTGGTCCGCGTCCAGCGGGTGCTGTTCGAGCCGCTCACGCCCGAGGAGCAGGTCGAGATCGTCCGGGTGATGGCCAAGATAGCCAGGCTGGAGCCCGCGGCGGTGGCCGTCTTCTCCGACGCGCGGCCGATACTGGACGCCCAGCGGGCGATCGGCTACCTGATCAGGGTCGGCCAGCAGGTGCACACCAAGCTCTGGTCGGAGCACGTCGGTGCGGAGCTGACGGCTCCGCAGTTCGCCGTGTTGGACGCGCTGGAGCTGGAGCCGGGCGCGGACCAGCGCACGGTCGGCGAGCTGGCCTCGCTGGACAAGGCCACGATGGCCGAGATGGTCAGCCGGCTGGTGCGCCGCGGTCTGGTGCAGCGCCGGCGCGACCCCTCGGACGGGCGGCGCAACCTGCTCTCGCTCTCACCGGCGGGCCAGGACCTGCTGCACCGCTCGGCCGCCGGGGTGGCCGAGGTTCAGCGGCTGCTGCTCGCGCCGCTGCCGGAGGAGGAGCACGAGGCTGCGCTCGCGCTCATCGCCAAGGCGGCCAGGCTCTAG
- the fabG gene encoding 3-oxoacyl-ACP reductase FabG yields the protein MTEQSTATRVAVVTGAARGLGAATAVRLAADGYAVAVLDLDEAAGKDTVDRITAAGGRALAVGADVSDAEQVQAAVDRVVAELGAPVVLVNNAGVLRDNLLFKMSESDWDTVMNVHLRGAFLMTRAVQKHMVDAGFGRIVNLSSSSAQGNRGQANYSAAKAGLQGFTKTLAIELGKFGITANAVAPGFIATDMTAATAARVGMDFEDFKRAAASQIPVQRVGEPEDVANTISFLAGEGAGFVSGQVIYVAGGPLD from the coding sequence ATGACCGAGCAGAGCACCGCCACCAGGGTCGCGGTCGTCACCGGCGCCGCCCGCGGGCTGGGCGCCGCCACCGCCGTCCGGCTGGCCGCCGACGGCTACGCGGTCGCCGTCCTGGACCTGGACGAGGCCGCCGGCAAGGACACCGTCGACCGGATCACCGCCGCCGGCGGGCGGGCCCTGGCCGTCGGCGCCGACGTCTCGGACGCCGAGCAGGTCCAGGCCGCCGTCGACCGCGTGGTCGCCGAGCTCGGCGCCCCCGTCGTCCTGGTCAACAACGCGGGCGTGCTCCGCGACAACCTCCTCTTCAAGATGTCCGAGTCCGACTGGGACACGGTCATGAACGTTCACCTGCGCGGCGCCTTCCTGATGACCCGCGCGGTGCAGAAGCACATGGTGGACGCCGGTTTCGGCCGCATCGTCAACCTGTCCTCCTCGTCCGCCCAGGGCAACCGCGGCCAGGCCAACTACTCCGCCGCCAAGGCGGGCCTGCAGGGCTTCACCAAGACTTTGGCCATCGAGCTGGGCAAGTTCGGCATCACCGCCAACGCCGTCGCCCCCGGCTTCATCGCCACGGACATGACGGCGGCCACCGCCGCCCGGGTCGGCATGGACTTCGAGGACTTCAAGCGGGCCGCGGCCTCCCAGATCCCGGTCCAGCGGGTCGGCGAGCCGGAGGACGTCGCCAACACCATCTCCTTCCTCGCCGGCGAGGGCGCCGGCTTCGTCTCCGGCCAGGTGATCTACGTCGCGGGCGGCCCCCTCGACTGA
- a CDS encoding phosphatase PAP2 family protein, which yields MQSRSTAARIPRQEPEHRTADRRELPIPDRAPACPPGRAPGPTGPDRGEPGWPPMSRRRASLFAATFAGYLLVLAGVLLNTDLVDLDWSVRLLRPYERWPSLEPLLNAWVVVGQRGPSAIAAFAWLLWRARRLGRLRPLLVMGVALLLLNVTVGAVKIVTGRLGPHYAQYVGSPELFSGGTIFPSGHTANAVVTWGVLAYLAVRWRRTGAVIAAATACSIGLTTVYLGTHWVSDVLAGWAAGLLVLLSLPLLEPLVAVAEERLHRRFAR from the coding sequence GTGCAATCCAGAAGTACCGCCGCTCGCATTCCGCGACAGGAGCCGGAACACCGCACCGCCGACCGTCGGGAACTCCCGATCCCCGACCGCGCCCCGGCCTGCCCGCCCGGCCGCGCACCCGGCCCGACCGGCCCCGACCGCGGCGAGCCCGGCTGGCCGCCGATGAGCCGTCGCCGGGCCTCCCTGTTCGCCGCGACCTTCGCCGGCTACCTGCTGGTCCTGGCCGGCGTCCTGCTCAACACCGACCTGGTCGACCTCGACTGGTCGGTCCGCCTGCTGCGCCCGTACGAGCGGTGGCCCAGCCTGGAGCCGCTGCTCAACGCCTGGGTGGTCGTCGGCCAGCGCGGGCCCAGTGCCATCGCCGCCTTCGCCTGGCTGCTCTGGCGCGCCCGCCGGCTCGGCCGGCTGCGCCCGCTGCTGGTCATGGGCGTCGCCCTGCTGCTGCTCAACGTCACGGTCGGCGCGGTCAAGATCGTCACCGGCCGGCTCGGCCCGCACTACGCCCAGTACGTCGGCTCGCCCGAGCTGTTCTCCGGCGGCACCATCTTCCCCTCCGGCCACACCGCCAACGCCGTGGTCACCTGGGGCGTGCTCGCCTACCTCGCCGTCCGCTGGCGGCGCACCGGCGCGGTGATCGCCGCCGCCACCGCCTGCTCGATCGGCCTGACCACGGTCTACCTGGGCACCCACTGGGTCTCCGACGTGCTGGCAGGCTGGGCCGCCGGACTGCTGGTGCTGCTCTCCCTGCCGCTGCTGGAACCCCTGGTCGCCGTCGCCGAAGAGCGGCTGCACCGACGGTTCGCACGCTGA
- a CDS encoding I78 family peptidase inhibitor, whose protein sequence is MTGSDAAGEDAEGYAGLRIERARELARRHGWASVRVLEPGQLITMEYREGRLNLAVRDGVVERSWEG, encoded by the coding sequence ATGACGGGGTCGGACGCCGCGGGAGAGGACGCCGAGGGGTACGCGGGGCTGCGGATCGAGCGGGCCCGGGAGCTGGCCCGGCGGCACGGCTGGGCCTCGGTCCGGGTGCTGGAGCCGGGGCAGCTGATCACCATGGAGTACCGGGAGGGGCGGCTCAACCTCGCGGTGCGGGACGGCGTGGTCGAGCGCAGCTGGGAGGGGTAG
- a CDS encoding DUF6343 family protein yields the protein MRTTTPRRWRSGTEPATARSDLKLRLLLSLAFTPLFALGTAGFAFWAASSPVDGAPSRGTLTGFAIALGLLTLFAVVDLVVVIRRRRTEL from the coding sequence ATGCGCACCACCACCCCGCGACGGTGGCGCAGCGGCACCGAGCCGGCCACCGCCCGCAGCGACCTCAAGCTCCGCTTGCTGCTCTCGCTGGCCTTCACCCCGCTGTTCGCGCTGGGGACCGCGGGCTTCGCGTTCTGGGCGGCCTCCTCGCCGGTCGACGGCGCGCCCAGCCGGGGCACCCTGACCGGCTTCGCGATCGCCCTCGGGCTGCTCACCCTGTTCGCCGTCGTCGACCTCGTGGTGGTCATCCGGCGCCGCCGGACCGAGCTCTGA
- a CDS encoding aspartate aminotransferase family protein, with protein sequence MPADPDRPAFDLAALLAERGGERYELHSRYLNPQLPRMLRTIGFDKYYERAVGQYFYDAEGNEYLDMLAGFGIFALGRHHPAVRSAVQQVMDLDLPDLVRFDCSPLPGLLAERLLSYAPGLDRVFFGNSGTEAVETALKFARYATGRKRVLYTDHAFHGLTTGSLSVNGERGFRKGFDPLLPDTAIPLGDIGALAKELKRGDVAALIVEPIQGKGVQVAPPGWLRAAQALLHEHRALLICDEVQTGIGRTGDFFAYQHEEGVLPDLVCAAKALSGGYVPVGATLGKSWIFEKVYSSMDRVLVHSASFGSNAQAMAAGLVTLEVMREEKVVENARQVGDRFRERLAALVDRYELLAEVRGRGLMIGIEFGRPKSLKLRTGWTALQAARKGLFSQMVVGALLQRHRILTQVSGDHLEVIKLIPPLIITDRDADRFLDAFTEVMDEAHRGSGLMWDFGRTLVKQAVGNK encoded by the coding sequence ATGCCGGCTGACCCGGACCGCCCCGCCTTCGACCTCGCCGCCCTCCTCGCCGAACGCGGCGGCGAACGCTACGAGTTGCACAGCCGCTACCTCAACCCGCAGCTGCCCCGGATGCTGCGCACCATCGGCTTCGACAAGTACTACGAGCGCGCGGTGGGCCAGTACTTCTACGACGCCGAGGGCAACGAGTACCTCGACATGCTGGCCGGCTTCGGCATCTTCGCGCTCGGCCGGCACCACCCGGCGGTGCGCTCGGCGGTCCAGCAGGTGATGGACCTGGACCTGCCAGACCTGGTCCGCTTCGACTGCTCGCCGCTGCCCGGGCTGCTCGCCGAGCGGCTGCTGTCGTACGCGCCCGGGCTGGACCGGGTGTTCTTCGGCAACAGCGGCACCGAGGCGGTGGAGACCGCGCTGAAGTTCGCCCGGTACGCCACCGGGCGCAAGCGCGTCCTCTACACCGACCACGCCTTCCACGGGCTGACCACCGGCTCGCTGTCGGTCAACGGGGAGAGGGGGTTCCGCAAGGGCTTCGACCCGCTGCTGCCGGACACCGCCATCCCGCTCGGCGACATCGGGGCACTCGCCAAGGAGCTGAAGCGCGGGGACGTCGCGGCGCTGATCGTCGAGCCGATCCAGGGCAAGGGCGTCCAGGTGGCGCCGCCCGGCTGGCTGCGCGCCGCACAGGCACTGCTGCACGAGCACAGGGCGCTGCTGATCTGCGACGAGGTGCAGACCGGCATCGGCCGCACCGGCGACTTCTTCGCCTACCAGCACGAGGAGGGCGTGCTGCCCGACCTGGTGTGCGCGGCCAAGGCGCTCTCCGGCGGGTACGTGCCGGTCGGGGCCACGCTCGGCAAGAGCTGGATCTTCGAGAAGGTGTACTCCTCGATGGACCGGGTCCTGGTGCACTCGGCCAGCTTCGGCTCCAACGCCCAGGCGATGGCGGCCGGGCTGGTCACCCTCGAGGTGATGCGCGAGGAGAAGGTGGTGGAGAACGCCCGGCAGGTCGGCGACCGGTTCCGCGAGCGGCTGGCCGCCCTGGTCGACCGGTACGAGCTGCTCGCCGAGGTGCGCGGCCGCGGGCTGATGATCGGCATCGAGTTCGGTCGTCCCAAGTCGCTGAAACTGCGCACCGGTTGGACGGCCCTCCAGGCGGCGCGCAAGGGACTGTTCTCGCAGATGGTGGTCGGCGCGCTGCTCCAGCGGCACCGGATCCTCACCCAGGTGTCCGGGGACCACCTGGAGGTGATCAAACTGATCCCACCGCTGATCATCACCGACCGGGACGCGGACCGGTTCCTGGACGCCTTCACCGAGGTCATGGACGAGGCGCACCGGGGCAGCGGCCTGATGTGGGACTTCGGCCGGACCCTGGTGAAGCAGGCGGTGGGCAACAAGTAG
- the dxs gene encoding 1-deoxy-D-xylulose-5-phosphate synthase: MSLLSRVMSPADLRKLPASELPLLADEIRGFLIDAVTRTGGHLGPNLGVVELTIALHRVFDSPYDRIVFDTGHQSYVHKLLTGRQDFSRLRMKGGLSGYPSRAESEHDLVENSHASTALSYADGLAKAAQLLGQHDRHTVAVIGDGALTGGLAWEALNNIAEARDRPLVIVVNDNERSYARTIGGLANHLATLRTTQGYERFLALGKEALQRTPLVGQPIFDALHGAKKGFKDAFAPQGMFEDLGLKYLGPIDGHDVGAVEQALRQARNFGGPVIVHCLTVKGRGYLPAEQDEADRFHAVNPIDPYTCLPISPSAGVSWTSVFGEELVALGAERPELVAITAAMLQPVGLAPFAQAYPDRTFDVGIAEQHAVTSAAGLATGGLHPVVAVYSTFLNRAFDQVLMDVALHRLGVTFVLDRSGVTGSDGASHNGMWDMSILQVVPGLRLAAPRDAAQLRAQLREALEVQDAPTVVRFPKGNVGPAVPALERIGGTDVLLRTGAAPEILLVAVGSTASACLDAARLLLAEGFTATVVDPRWVKPVDPVLPELAAAHRLVVTVEDNGRTGGVGSAVSQALRDADVDVPLRVLGLPQEFLGHAARGEILEETGLTGTGVAAQTAVFAKNLLPTRGANQRHAG, from the coding sequence ATGTCACTGCTCTCCCGCGTCATGTCCCCGGCCGATCTGCGCAAGCTCCCCGCGTCCGAACTGCCGCTGCTCGCCGACGAGATCCGCGGCTTCCTGATCGACGCCGTCACCCGCACCGGCGGCCACCTCGGGCCCAACCTCGGCGTGGTGGAGCTCACCATCGCGCTGCACCGGGTCTTCGACTCGCCGTACGACCGGATCGTCTTCGACACCGGTCACCAGAGCTACGTCCACAAACTGCTGACCGGGCGCCAGGACTTCTCCCGGCTGCGGATGAAGGGCGGCCTGTCCGGCTACCCCTCGCGGGCCGAGTCCGAGCACGACCTGGTCGAGAACTCGCACGCCTCCACCGCGCTCTCCTACGCCGACGGGCTGGCCAAGGCCGCCCAGCTGCTCGGCCAGCACGACCGGCACACCGTCGCGGTGATCGGTGACGGCGCGCTCACCGGCGGGCTCGCCTGGGAGGCGCTCAACAACATCGCCGAGGCCCGCGACCGGCCGCTGGTCATCGTCGTCAACGACAACGAGCGCTCCTACGCCAGGACCATCGGCGGCCTCGCCAACCACCTGGCCACCCTGCGCACCACCCAGGGCTACGAGCGCTTCCTCGCGCTCGGCAAGGAGGCGCTGCAGCGCACCCCGCTGGTCGGGCAGCCGATCTTCGACGCGCTGCACGGGGCCAAGAAGGGCTTCAAGGACGCCTTCGCCCCGCAGGGCATGTTCGAGGACCTCGGGCTGAAGTACCTCGGGCCGATCGACGGCCACGACGTGGGCGCGGTGGAACAGGCGCTGCGGCAGGCCCGCAACTTCGGCGGCCCGGTCATCGTGCACTGCCTGACCGTCAAGGGGCGCGGCTACCTGCCCGCCGAGCAGGACGAGGCGGACCGCTTCCACGCCGTCAACCCGATCGACCCGTACACCTGCCTGCCGATCTCGCCCAGCGCCGGGGTCTCCTGGACCTCGGTGTTCGGCGAGGAACTGGTCGCGCTCGGTGCCGAGCGGCCCGAACTGGTGGCGATCACCGCCGCGATGCTCCAGCCGGTCGGGCTGGCGCCGTTCGCCCAGGCGTACCCGGACCGGACCTTCGACGTCGGGATCGCCGAGCAGCACGCCGTCACCAGCGCGGCGGGCCTGGCCACCGGCGGGCTGCACCCGGTGGTGGCGGTGTACTCGACCTTCCTGAACCGGGCCTTCGACCAGGTCCTGATGGACGTCGCACTGCACCGGCTGGGCGTCACCTTCGTGCTGGACCGCTCCGGGGTGACCGGGTCGGACGGAGCCTCGCACAACGGCATGTGGGACATGTCGATCCTGCAGGTCGTCCCCGGGCTGCGGCTCGCCGCGCCGCGCGACGCCGCGCAGCTGCGGGCCCAGCTGCGCGAGGCCCTCGAGGTCCAGGACGCACCGACCGTGGTCCGCTTCCCGAAGGGGAACGTCGGGCCGGCCGTCCCGGCGCTCGAACGGATCGGCGGAACGGACGTGCTGCTGCGCACCGGGGCGGCACCGGAGATCCTGCTGGTCGCCGTCGGCAGCACCGCCTCCGCCTGCCTGGACGCCGCCCGGCTGCTGCTCGCCGAGGGCTTCACCGCGACCGTGGTCGACCCGCGCTGGGTCAAACCGGTCGATCCGGTGCTGCCCGAACTCGCCGCCGCCCACCGGCTGGTGGTCACCGTCGAGGACAACGGCCGTACCGGCGGCGTCGGTTCGGCCGTCTCCCAGGCGCTGCGCGACGCCGACGTGGACGTCCCGCTGCGGGTGCTCGGCCTGCCGCAGGAGTTCCTCGGCCACGCCGCGCGCGGCGAGATCCTCGAGGAGACCGGCCTGACCGGCACCGGGGTCGCGGCCCAGACCGCCGTCTTCGCCAAGAACCTGCTACCGACCCGAGGAGCGAACCAGCGCCATGCCGGCTGA
- the hpnH gene encoding adenosyl-hopene transferase HpnH has protein sequence MAMPLRQTVRVGTYLMQQKLLKRRDKFPLIVELEPLFACNLACEGCGKIQHPAGVLKQRMPVAQAVGAVLESGAPMVSIAGGEPLMHPQIDEIVRQLVERRKYVFLCTNALLLRKKMDKFKPSPYFTFAVHIDGLRERHDESVAKEGTFDEAVAAIKEAKRRGFRVTTNSTFFNTDTPQTVIDVLDYLNDELKVDEMMISPAYAYEKAPDQEHFLGVEQTRELFRKAFAGGNRKRWRLNHSPLFLDFLEGKADFECTPWGIPNYSLFGWQRPCYLMADGYVPTYRELVEKTDWSKYGRGKDPRCENCMAHCGYEPTAVLATMGSLQQSLRAITETVTSNRGH, from the coding sequence ATGGCCATGCCGTTGCGCCAGACCGTGCGGGTCGGCACCTACCTGATGCAGCAGAAGCTGCTCAAGCGACGGGACAAGTTCCCGCTGATCGTCGAGCTGGAACCGCTGTTCGCCTGCAACCTCGCCTGCGAGGGCTGCGGCAAGATCCAGCACCCGGCGGGAGTGCTCAAGCAGCGGATGCCCGTCGCCCAGGCGGTCGGCGCGGTCCTGGAGTCGGGTGCCCCGATGGTCTCGATCGCCGGCGGCGAGCCGCTCATGCACCCGCAGATCGACGAGATCGTCCGGCAGCTGGTGGAGCGCCGCAAGTACGTCTTCCTCTGCACCAACGCGCTGCTGCTGCGCAAGAAGATGGACAAGTTCAAGCCCTCGCCGTACTTCACCTTCGCCGTGCACATCGACGGCCTGCGCGAGCGGCACGACGAGTCGGTGGCCAAGGAGGGCACCTTCGACGAGGCGGTCGCGGCGATCAAGGAGGCCAAGCGGCGGGGCTTCCGGGTGACCACCAACAGCACCTTCTTCAACACCGACACCCCGCAGACCGTCATCGACGTGCTCGACTACCTCAATGACGAGCTGAAGGTCGACGAGATGATGATCTCCCCGGCCTACGCCTACGAGAAGGCTCCCGACCAGGAGCACTTCCTCGGCGTCGAGCAGACCCGGGAGCTCTTCCGCAAGGCCTTCGCCGGCGGCAACCGCAAGCGCTGGCGCCTCAACCACAGCCCGCTCTTCCTGGACTTCCTGGAGGGCAAGGCCGACTTCGAGTGCACCCCCTGGGGCATCCCCAACTACTCGCTGTTCGGCTGGCAGCGGCCCTGCTACCTGATGGCGGACGGCTACGTGCCGACCTACCGCGAGCTGGTCGAGAAGACCGACTGGAGCAAGTACGGGCGCGGCAAGGACCCGCGCTGCGAGAACTGCATGGCGCACTGCGGCTACGAGCCGACCGCCGTCCTCGCGACCATGGGCTCGCTCCAGCAGTCGCTGCGCGCGATCACCGAGACCGTCACCTCCAACCGCGGGCACTGA
- a CDS encoding 5'-methylthioadenosine/S-adenosylhomocysteine nucleosidase family protein — MTTAPLLVLCALGPEVWALRGGDWRGAAGGPPVLVRTGVGRRRAGTAVRRLLGSAPGCYGAVVVAGFGAALGPGVAPGDVVAADGVRDAEGHLYPVGSGPELARALKEQGLTTHTGVHHTADHVVRGIERRALHLQGALAVDMEAAAVLAALREVRPALPVAVLRVVVDTPEHELLRPGTLPAGVRAWRTLRATVPALVDWYRQEPGEGSADLNHPTSSTLPQEAS; from the coding sequence GTGACCACCGCACCCCTGCTGGTGCTCTGCGCGCTGGGCCCCGAGGTGTGGGCCCTGCGCGGCGGTGACTGGCGCGGCGCGGCCGGCGGGCCTCCGGTGCTGGTGCGCACCGGGGTCGGTCGGCGGCGCGCCGGGACGGCCGTCCGACGGCTGCTCGGCTCCGCCCCGGGCTGCTACGGCGCGGTGGTGGTGGCGGGCTTCGGCGCCGCCCTCGGGCCGGGCGTGGCGCCGGGCGACGTGGTCGCCGCCGACGGCGTGCGCGACGCCGAGGGCCACCTCTACCCGGTCGGCTCCGGGCCGGAACTGGCCCGGGCGCTCAAGGAGCAGGGCCTGACCACCCACACCGGGGTGCACCACACCGCCGACCACGTGGTCCGCGGCATCGAGCGGCGCGCCCTGCACCTGCAGGGCGCGCTCGCCGTCGACATGGAGGCGGCCGCCGTGCTGGCCGCGCTGCGGGAGGTGCGCCCGGCCCTGCCCGTCGCCGTGCTGCGGGTGGTGGTGGACACCCCCGAGCACGAGCTGCTGCGCCCGGGCACCCTGCCGGCCGGGGTGCGCGCCTGGCGGACCCTGCGGGCGACGGTACCCGCCCTGGTCGACTGGTACCGGCAGGAACCCGGCGAGGGCTCCGCAGACCTGAACCACCCCACATCCTCGACGCTCCCCCAGGAGGCGAGCTAG
- the shc gene encoding squalene--hopene cyclase, whose amino-acid sequence MTATADGRLDPEYDPEPVAVGDRPPALLGAGRWQPEDTDRPRPAGEADRQPGDAREALARATTHLLSLQSSEGWWKGDLETNVTMDAEDLLLRQFLGIRTEEQTRATAEWIRSQQREDGTWATFHGGPAELSTTVEAYVALKLAGDDPNAPHMLAAARYVRSAGGIAAARVFTRIWLALFGWWPWERLPEMPPEIIFLPKWLPLNIYAFGCWARQTIVPLTIVSAHRPVRPAPFALTELHTDPDHPYPDRPLAPATSWDGLFERLDRVLHAYHRRAFRPLRRLAIAQACRWIVERQEADGCWGGIQPPAVYSLIALHLEGYELEHPVVKAGLSSFDRFTVHTEDGMRWMEACQSPVWDTCLATIALVDAGVPADHPALVSAVDWMLGEEIRKRGDWSVQRPALPAGGWAFEFENDTYPDIDDTAEVVLALRRVAHPDPARVDAAVDRGVLWNLGMQSKNGAWGAFDVDNTSLLPNKLPFCDFGEVVDPPSADVTAHVVEMLAETGRARDPRTRRGIEWLLRNQEADGSWFGRWGTNYIYGTGSVLPALVAAGVPDEHPAIRRAVRWLEDRQNADGGWGEDMRSYDDPARWAGRGDSTASQTAWALMALLAAGEGPDGRANPAVERGVEWLVRTQLPEGTWDEPQFTGTGFPWDFSINYHLYRLVFPVTALGRYLNGPPGMVRPGGTPAIGAKR is encoded by the coding sequence TTGACAGCAACCGCGGACGGCCGGCTCGACCCTGAGTACGATCCCGAGCCGGTCGCGGTGGGCGACCGCCCCCCGGCCCTGCTGGGCGCGGGCCGGTGGCAGCCCGAGGACACCGACCGGCCGCGGCCAGCCGGTGAGGCGGACCGGCAGCCCGGCGACGCGCGCGAGGCCCTGGCGCGCGCCACCACCCACCTGCTCTCGCTGCAGTCCTCCGAGGGCTGGTGGAAGGGCGACCTGGAGACCAACGTCACCATGGACGCCGAGGACTTACTGCTCCGCCAGTTCCTGGGCATCAGGACGGAGGAGCAGACCCGGGCGACCGCCGAGTGGATCCGCTCCCAGCAGCGGGAGGACGGCACCTGGGCCACCTTCCACGGCGGGCCGGCCGAGCTGTCCACCACCGTCGAGGCGTACGTCGCCCTCAAGCTCGCCGGCGACGACCCGAACGCCCCGCACATGCTGGCCGCCGCGCGGTACGTCCGCTCCGCCGGGGGCATCGCGGCCGCCCGGGTGTTCACCCGGATCTGGCTCGCGCTCTTCGGCTGGTGGCCCTGGGAGCGGCTGCCAGAGATGCCGCCCGAGATCATCTTCCTGCCCAAGTGGCTGCCGCTGAACATCTACGCCTTCGGCTGCTGGGCCCGCCAGACCATCGTCCCGCTGACCATCGTCTCGGCCCACCGTCCGGTCCGTCCGGCCCCCTTCGCGCTCACCGAGCTGCACACCGACCCGGACCACCCGTACCCCGACCGGCCGCTCGCCCCCGCCACCAGCTGGGACGGCCTGTTCGAGCGCCTGGACCGGGTGCTGCACGCCTACCACCGCCGGGCGTTCCGGCCGCTGCGCCGGCTCGCCATCGCCCAGGCCTGCCGCTGGATCGTCGAGCGGCAGGAGGCCGACGGCTGCTGGGGCGGCATCCAGCCGCCGGCCGTCTACTCGCTGATCGCCCTGCACCTGGAGGGCTACGAGCTGGAGCACCCGGTGGTGAAGGCCGGGCTCTCCTCCTTCGACCGCTTCACCGTGCACACCGAGGACGGCATGCGCTGGATGGAGGCCTGCCAGTCCCCGGTCTGGGACACCTGCCTGGCCACCATCGCGCTGGTCGACGCCGGGGTGCCGGCCGACCACCCGGCGCTGGTCTCCGCCGTCGACTGGATGCTCGGCGAGGAGATCCGCAAGCGCGGCGACTGGTCCGTCCAGCGGCCCGCCCTGCCGGCCGGCGGCTGGGCCTTCGAGTTCGAGAACGACACCTACCCCGACATCGACGACACCGCCGAGGTGGTGCTCGCGCTGCGCCGGGTCGCCCACCCCGACCCGGCCAGGGTCGACGCGGCGGTGGACCGGGGCGTGCTGTGGAACCTCGGCATGCAGTCCAAGAACGGCGCCTGGGGTGCCTTCGACGTCGACAACACCAGCCTGCTGCCGAACAAGCTGCCGTTCTGCGACTTCGGCGAGGTGGTCGACCCGCCGTCCGCCGACGTCACCGCCCACGTGGTGGAGATGCTCGCCGAGACCGGCCGGGCGCGCGACCCGCGGACCCGGCGCGGCATCGAGTGGCTGCTGCGCAACCAGGAGGCGGACGGCTCCTGGTTCGGCCGCTGGGGCACCAACTACATCTACGGCACCGGCTCGGTGCTGCCCGCACTGGTCGCGGCCGGCGTCCCGGACGAGCACCCGGCGATCCGCCGGGCGGTGCGCTGGCTGGAGGACCGGCAGAACGCCGACGGCGGCTGGGGCGAGGACATGCGCTCCTACGACGACCCGGCGCGCTGGGCCGGCCGCGGCGACTCCACCGCCTCGCAGACCGCGTGGGCGCTGATGGCGCTGCTCGCCGCCGGCGAGGGCCCGGACGGCCGGGCCAACCCGGCGGTGGAGCGCGGCGTGGAGTGGCTGGTGCGCACCCAGCTGCCCGAAGGCACCTGGGACGAGCCGCAGTTCACCGGCACCGGCTTCCCGTGGGACTTCTCCATCAACTACCACCTGTACCGGCTGGTCTTCCCGGTCACCGCGCTCGGCCGCTACCTCAACGGCCCCCCGGGCATGGTGCGGCCCGGCGGTACTCCGGCGATCGGGGCGAAGCGGTGA